In Sulfitobacter sp. M39, the following proteins share a genomic window:
- the rpsG gene encoding 30S ribosomal protein S7: MSRRHAAEKREVLPDAKYGDLVLTKFMNNLMIDGKKSVAERIVYNAMNRVEDKIKRAPIEVFHEALDNIKPSVEVRSRRVGGATYQVPVEVRPERREALAIRWLIKASRARNENTMEERLAGELLDAVQSRGTAVKKREDTHKMADANKAFSHYRW, translated from the coding sequence ATGTCACGTCGTCACGCCGCTGAAAAACGCGAAGTACTGCCAGACGCCAAGTATGGTGATCTGGTTCTCACCAAATTCATGAACAACCTGATGATCGACGGTAAGAAGTCGGTTGCGGAGCGTATCGTTTACAACGCGATGAACCGCGTTGAAGACAAAATCAAACGCGCGCCCATCGAAGTCTTCCACGAAGCGCTGGACAACATCAAGCCGTCCGTCGAAGTGCGTTCGCGCCGCGTTGGTGGTGCCACCTATCAGGTACCTGTCGAAGTGCGCCCCGAGCGTCGCGAAGCACTGGCGATCCGCTGGTTGATCAAAGCGTCCCGCGCCCGCAACGAGAACACTATGGAAGAGCGCCTGGCCGGTGAGCTTCTGGACGCTGTTCAATCGCGCGGTACTGCTGTTAAGAAGCGCGAAGACACCCACAAGATGGCCGACGCGAACAAAGCGTTCAGCCACTACCGCTGGTAA
- the rpsL gene encoding 30S ribosomal protein S12, translated as MPTIQQLIRKPRQPKIKRSKSMHLQECPQKRGVCTRVYTTTPKKPNSAMRKVAKVRLTNGFEVISYIPGESHNLQEHSVVLIRGGRVKDLPGVRYHILRGVLDTQGVKDRKQRRSKYGAKKPK; from the coding sequence ATGCCAACGATCCAACAGCTGATCCGCAAACCGCGCCAGCCTAAAATCAAACGTTCGAAATCCATGCACCTGCAGGAATGCCCGCAAAAGCGCGGCGTTTGTACACGTGTTTACACCACCACACCTAAGAAGCCGAACTCGGCCATGCGTAAGGTCGCCAAAGTGCGCCTGACCAACGGTTTCGAAGTCATCAGCTACATCCCGGGTGAATCGCACAACCTGCAAGAACACTCCGTTGTTCTGATCCGTGGCGGCCGTGTAAAAGACCTTCCCGGTGTGCGCTACCACATCCTGCGCGGTGTTCTCGATACGCAAGGCGTTAAAGACCGTAAGCAGCGTCGCTCCAAATATGGTGCAAAGAAGCCAAAGTAA